CACCAGCAACACCAAGATGCCTCCGCTACAAATAGCAATGGAGACGTGGGTATATGGTAGTTTCATGCCCAGTGTCAAAAAACACATGTTGCCCACCGCCAATAGCACAATCAGTTTCTGCAGCCTGTCCAGCGCATGGGGTAGAATCACGGTGGCTCCTGCCAAACAGAAGGTAAGTAGGCCGGCGGCATTGGTCAAGGGATAATTGAATCTGGAAAGCCCAAGCGTGAGTAAAGCCGCTCCTATGACGGCCCACGGCAGCTTACCTGTTCTCAAGGTATCTAACGCGAGCGAGGGAGCAGACAAGGCGGGTTCAATTGAGAAAAGGAACTGGAAGCGCTTCCTATCATACAGCAACAGCGCCAGGTTCATGGCCAGGAACACGGCATTGACGTACGGCGTACCAGCCCAGTTCTGCGAGATGGTCACTGCCAGAATTGCAATGTTCATGGGCACCAGCATGACCGCTCCCAGCGTACTAAAGCGCTGCGTGAACAGCAACGTGCCCAGCACCACCTGGCACACGGCCACCACCTGCGCAAAAAAACTCAATCCGTATTCAGCTAACCGTTCTTCCAGCCACGGCGGGCCAATCAGCTGCCCAAAATTGCCATGCGTCAGCTTGCAGACGCCGGCAGAGAAAAATACATAGCCCAAGAAGAGCCGAATGAGCAGAACCAGAAAGTCTTTGTTTTGAAGCATGGCCGTAAACCGTTTTAGTGGACACAACAGGCAAGCCAAACGCCTTACCTGACACTAAGTAAACCAAGTACTTTTACTCCTTAAAATCTTTTAGACCAACTGCCTCTGCACCTAGACCAACCGGCCAGATGTCTAGAAAAGATACATCCGTTTTTGGCTCATTTCCCAGAAAACAGACCAAAAACGACCCCTAAATCTGTATGCCCATTCCTGCTATT
The nucleotide sequence above comes from Nibribacter ruber. Encoded proteins:
- a CDS encoding DoxX family membrane protein, producing the protein MLQNKDFLVLLIRLFLGYVFFSAGVCKLTHGNFGQLIGPPWLEERLAEYGLSFFAQVVAVCQVVLGTLLFTQRFSTLGAVMLVPMNIAILAVTISQNWAGTPYVNAVFLAMNLALLLYDRKRFQFLFSIEPALSAPSLALDTLRTGKLPWAVIGAALLTLGLSRFNYPLTNAAGLLTFCLAGATVILPHALDRLQKLIVLLAVGNMCFLTLGMKLPYTHVSIAICSGGILVLLVVHAWLHARQKRTASTV